The following coding sequences lie in one Rutidosis leptorrhynchoides isolate AG116_Rl617_1_P2 chromosome 4, CSIRO_AGI_Rlap_v1, whole genome shotgun sequence genomic window:
- the LOC139843926 gene encoding selT-like protein, with protein MDGRASQILLVGLPLFLFCSDVFNLFFVAPPSSSSSSAASHHHNHNHNHHQISSSIQPPLDFPTQKGASGLGIGGIGLGNTVQIDFCASCSYRGNAETMKNMLESSYPGLNVVLANYPPPLPKRLLAKVVPVVQFGVIGVVMAGEHIFPRLGFAAPPPWYYSMRANRFGTISSTWLLGNFLQGFLQSSGAFEVSCNGERVYSKLKEKRFPGEIELRELIGKKIANSRVIDGF; from the exons ATGGACGGAAGAGCAAGTCAGATACTTTTGGTAGGGTTACCTCTTTTTCTCTTTTGTTCCGATGTATTCAATCTCTTCTTCGTAGCGCctccttcatcttcatcttcatctgctgcttctcatcatcataatcataatcataatcatcatcaaatcTCATCGTCCATCCAACCTCCTCTCGACTTCCCTACT CAGAAAGGTGCATCTGGATTAGGTATCGGAGGAATCGGCTTAGGTAACACCGTCCAGATTGACTTTTGCGCCTCTTGTTCTTACAG GGGTAATGCAGAAACAATGAAAAACATGTTGGAATCATCTTATCCTGGACTAAACGTTGTTCTAGCTAATTATCCACCTCCACTTCCAAAACGTTTGTTAGCTAAAGTGGTGCCTGTAGTTCAATTTGGGGTGATTGGTGTTGTAATGGCGGGTGAGCATATTTTCCCACGGTTGGGATTTGCAGCACCACCTCCATGGTATTACTCAATGCGGGCTAATAGATTTGGGACCATTTCTTCAACTTGGCTACTTGGAAATTTCCTTCAAGGTTTCTTACAAAGTTCCGGTGCTTTCGAAGTTTCATGTAATGGCGAACGG GTTTACTCCAAGTTAAAAGAGAAGAGATTCCCAGGAGAAATTGAACTCCGTGAACTTATCGGCAAAAAGATCGCAAATTCAAGAGTGATTGATGGATTTTGA
- the LOC139844851 gene encoding protein trichome birefringence-like 3, whose product MGVIFPKAFRVKLSLSVVTLLIFLLAFIVVLYTERINLLSSPTVFKSKSCTKSSRYSKDRSTKVESRNTTEYNEKFKSSVDDRFIFDRDECNIEQGKWVYNRSFKPLYTDDSCPYLDRQVSCVKNGKPDSDYRHWEWQLDDCILPRFDAKVALDKIRGKRVMFVGDSLQRGQWQSFVCLVEFLIPKDQKSMRRGKVHSIFKIKDHNATIEFYWAPYLIDSNTDENIIGDPKKRILRVDTVEKHAKHWIGVDVLVFNTYVWWMTGSKIKSLWGSFANAEDGYEELDAPVSYRIALKTWANWVDSNVDQNKTRVYFTTMSPTHQRSADWDNKGGIKCYNETEPVKKKGHWGTGSDKRMMTVLGSVVRKMKTPVTLINITQLSEYRVEAHSSIYTELGGKLLTDQQKADPLKFADCIHWCLPGVPDTWNQIFLAYL is encoded by the exons ATGGGTGTCATCTTTCCAAAAGCTTTTCGCGTAAAGCTCTCGCTTTCTGTCGTCACATTGTTGATCTTTTTGTTAGCCTTTATTGTTGTATTGTACACTGAGAGAATCAATTTGCTATCTTCCCCAACTGTTTTCAAATCCAAATCTTGCACAAAAAGTAGTCGTTATTCCAAGGATCGGTCAACAAAAG TTGAAAGCAGGAACACTACGGAATATAATGAAAAATTCAAGTCAAGTGTAGATGATAGGTTTATTTTCGACCGAGATGAATGCAACATCGAACAAGGGAAATGGGTGTACAATCGGTCGTTTAAGCCCTTGTACACAGACGATTCTTGTCCGTACCTTGATAGGCAAGTCTCTTGTGTTAAAAACGGAAAGCCTGATTCTGATTATCGTCATTGGGAATGGCAGCTCGATGATTGTATCCTCCCGAG ATTTGATGCAAAAGTCGCACTTGACAAAATCCGAGGAAAAAGGGTAATGTTCGTCGGAGACTCCTTACAAAGAGGACAATGGCAATCTTTTGTTTGTTTGGTGGAATTTCTCATACCAAAGGATCAGAAATCTATGCGACGTGGAAAAGTTCATTCGATCTTCAAGATAAAG GATCACAATGCAACTATCGAGTTCTATTGGGCGCCGTATTTAATAGACTCAAATACTGATGAAAATATAATAGGAGATCCGAAGAAGAGAATACTAAGAGTGGATACTGTAGAAAAACATGCGAAACATTGGATAGGAGTTGATGTCCTTGTTTTCAATACTTATGTTTGGTGGATGACTGGTTCAAAGATCAAGTCCCT ATGGGGTTCATTTGCAAATGCGGAAGATGGTTACGAAGAACTAGATGCTCCAGTGTCATATAGAATAGCTTTGAAAACTTGGGCAAACTGGGTTGACTCAAATGTAGATCAGAACAAAACCCGGGTTTATTTCACCACCATGTCTCCTACTCATCAAAG GAGTGCTGACTGGGACAACAAGGGAGGGATAAAATGCTACAATGAAACAGAACCAGTGAAGAAAAAAGGACACTGGGGAACTGGATCCGATAAAAGGATGATGACAGTCCTTGGTAGTGTTGTCCGGAAAATGAAAACTCCTGTTACTTTGATCAACATTACACAACTATCAGAATATAGAGTAGAAGCTCATTCTTCCATTTACACCGAATTGGGAGGCAAATTGTTAACCGATCAACAAAAAGCCGATCCATTAAAATTTGCGGATTGCATACATTGGTGTTTGCCAGGAGTTCCTGATACTTGGAATCAAATATTTCTTGCATATTTGTAG